A stretch of Lactuca sativa cultivar Salinas chromosome 6, Lsat_Salinas_v11, whole genome shotgun sequence DNA encodes these proteins:
- the LOC128126914 gene encoding DEAD-box ATP-dependent RNA helicase 16-like, whose amino-acid sequence MVSFSTAFSGPPYIFVSTPACVQRCLSSGVLQAKSVHDYLSIIILDKADLIFTYGYEKNLKDLKTHIPKRCQCLLMAATSSLKKLYLHNPYILTLAEVGDGKDEIVPKNVQQFWFGIKSAVLNAELPVN is encoded by the exons ATGGttagttttt CGACAGCATTTTCAGGGCCTCCTTATATCTTTGTTTCTACTCCAGCTTGTGTCCAAAGATGTCTTTCATCAGGTGTTCTTCAAGCAAAATCCGTTCATGATTATCTTTCAATTATTATTCTTGATAAG GCAGATCTTATTTTTACATATGGATATGAAAAGAATCTCAAAGATCTCAAAACTCACATTCCTAAAAGATGTCAATGCCTTCTCATGGCTGCTACCTCAAG CTTGAAGAAGCTTTATCTACACAATCCCTATATTCTTACTTTAGCAGAAGTTGGTGATGGAAAGGACGAAATTGTCCCCAAAAATGTTCAGCAATTTTGG TTTGGTATAAAATCTGCTGTGTTAAATGCTGAATTGCCTGTGAATTGA